TCGCGGCATTTTTGCGCGGCGCCGGACCGTACAAGGCGTTCTCGTTCAAATGGTAGGGGAAACCGACGGTGAGCGCGAGTGTGAACGTCACCGGGCAAGGCGCGGGAACGGGCAGTGGAAGAACTCCGGACACTCGTCATCTACGACATCGAGAGCGACAGGATCCGGCTGAAGGTTTCCGAGACCTGCCTCGACTATGGGCTCACGCGCATTCAATACAGCGCCTTTGCGGGCAAGCTGAACCGAAACAAGAGGGAGGAGCTGTTTTCAAGGCTGGCGGCAGTCTTGGACGGGAATCCCGGAAGGATTCTCTTGCAGCCGATCTGCGACAGGGACGTCAAGGAGGTGCTGATCAAGGAAAACCGGAAACCGGAGGAGTCGAACGTCCGATGATTCCCCTCCGCGTCAACGACGTCAAGCAGTACGCGTACTGTCCGCGGATCGTCTTTTTCCAGTACGCGATGCCCGTCGAGAGAAAAGCGACGTGGAAGATAGAACAAGGCAAGGTCGAGGAGGCGCAGATCGATCGATTGGAAAAACGGCGGAAGCTCAGGGAATACGGTCTTCAGGAGGGCAAAAGACATTTTCATTTTTGGCTCGACTCGGAACGGTTGGGCCTCTCCGGCCGGCTGGATCTGCTGATCGAAACGACGGACGGTTTGTTTCCGGTCGATTTCAAATGGACCACCGGGAAACCGCACCGGAACCATGTATTCCAGCTCTGCGCGTACGCTCTGCTGCTAGAGGATCGCTTCCGGCGCCCGGTAACAAAAGGATTCGTGTACCTCATTCCGGCCGACGACGCGGTCGTCATGAACCTGACGGAGGACCTCAAGGAGCGAACGCGGACCTTGCTCGGCGAAATGAGGCGAATGATCGTGACAGAGGAGATGCCGCCGCCGACGCCGGTAAGAAACCGCTGCGTCGACTGCGAGTATCGGAATTTTTGTGGGGATGTCTTCTGATCGAGAGATTCTCGAAAAGCATCGGGGGTTTTGTGCAGAAACCGAGTTTTCGACGTAAAAGGCAGCCTGTCCGGCCGCAAGGTACCGTTTTTATGCAGCTTTCCGAGCGGTTGAAACGATGATCCCGATGAAGAGGGAACTGAAACACCAGACGCGGCGGCCCGCTCGCTTGTACTCCAACGGTTGAAACGATGATCCCGATGAAGAGGGAACTGAAACGTATCCGTCTCTTGTCGTCCTTGCCCTGCCAC
The sequence above is a segment of the Candidatus Zixiibacteriota bacterium genome. Coding sequences within it:
- the cas2 gene encoding CRISPR-associated endonuclease Cas2; the encoded protein is MEELRTLVIYDIESDRIRLKVSETCLDYGLTRIQYSAFAGKLNRNKREELFSRLAAVLDGNPGRILLQPICDRDVKEVLIKENRKPEESNVR
- the cas4 gene encoding CRISPR-associated protein Cas4 encodes the protein MIPLRVNDVKQYAYCPRIVFFQYAMPVERKATWKIEQGKVEEAQIDRLEKRRKLREYGLQEGKRHFHFWLDSERLGLSGRLDLLIETTDGLFPVDFKWTTGKPHRNHVFQLCAYALLLEDRFRRPVTKGFVYLIPADDAVVMNLTEDLKERTRTLLGEMRRMIVTEEMPPPTPVRNRCVDCEYRNFCGDVF